A DNA window from bacterium contains the following coding sequences:
- a CDS encoding type II toxin-antitoxin system RelE/ParE family toxin: MTGSSWCLAVARPARRAIDRLPEKIALAVVEYMLGPLLENPGRVGKPLRGDLSGLHSARIGAYRIVYEIDEDRHRVNVAYIDHRADIHRPR, from the coding sequence GTGACCGGTTCGTCCTGGTGTTTGGCCGTTGCCCGACCTGCACGTCGAGCCATCGATCGCCTCCCCGAGAAGATCGCCCTCGCAGTGGTGGAGTACATGCTCGGGCCTCTACTCGAAAACCCCGGCCGCGTTGGCAAACCACTTCGCGGTGACCTGTCGGGACTTCACTCGGCAAGGATCGGGGCTTATCGAATCGTCTACGAGATCGACGAAGACCGGCACAGGGTCAATGTGGCTTATATCGACCATCGAGCGGACATACACCGGCCGCGATAG
- a CDS encoding type II toxin-antitoxin system Phd/YefM family antitoxin, whose product MSRTLPLSEVKAKFSEVVDDIVTTHERVTVTRNGRPVAVVLSPDDLEAIEETVSILSDPSAVEAIELGRAAIAEGDVATQEEIEALRDQLRRDTV is encoded by the coding sequence ATGTCAAGAACGCTGCCCCTGTCAGAAGTCAAAGCCAAGTTCTCGGAGGTCGTCGACGACATCGTCACGACGCACGAAAGGGTCACGGTGACGCGTAACGGTCGTCCGGTGGCTGTGGTGCTCAGCCCAGACGACCTCGAGGCGATCGAGGAAACCGTCTCCATCCTCTCAGACCCGAGTGCTGTAGAAGCAATCGAACTAGGCCGGGCTGCCATCGCTGAAGGGGATGTCGCTACCCAAGAAGAGATCGAAGCGCTCCGAGACCAACTTCGCCGCGACACGGTGTGA
- a CDS encoding class I SAM-dependent methyltransferase, giving the protein MAGSRRLYSDLAYLWPLVSPPEDYAEEAGHWRDAIRARLGGERHRILELGVGGGHNLSHLTSDFEATGVDLSPEMLEHSRRLNPGVEHHVGDMRTVRLGKVFDAVLIHDAVAYMLTEDDLRAAFATARAHLRPGGLLLVAPDLVAESFVEGKVLRWDIPPPARPGDPEVRVEERLTDPDPTDTTIESWITYTITEGGRQRVETDLHVTGLFPLSTWMALMEEAGFETETLPLPGDGDGCGENLFSGILREHRL; this is encoded by the coding sequence CCCCCCGGAGGACTACGCCGAGGAGGCGGGCCACTGGAGGGACGCCATCCGGGCCCGGCTGGGCGGGGAGCGCCATCGCATCCTCGAGCTCGGCGTGGGTGGCGGCCACAACCTGTCGCACCTCACCTCCGACTTTGAGGCCACCGGCGTCGACCTGTCCCCGGAGATGCTGGAGCACTCCCGGCGGCTGAACCCCGGCGTGGAGCATCACGTGGGCGACATGCGGACGGTGCGCTTGGGCAAGGTGTTCGACGCGGTGCTCATCCACGATGCGGTGGCCTACATGCTGACCGAGGACGACCTGAGGGCGGCCTTCGCCACCGCCCGGGCCCACCTGCGACCGGGCGGCCTCCTCCTGGTGGCGCCCGACCTGGTGGCGGAGTCCTTCGTGGAGGGCAAGGTCCTGCGCTGGGACATCCCGCCGCCCGCCCGACCGGGCGACCCGGAGGTGAGGGTGGAGGAGCGGCTGACCGATCCCGATCCGACCGACACCACCATCGAGTCCTGGATCACCTACACGATCACCGAGGGAGGCCGTCAGCGGGTGGAGACCGACCTCCATGTGACCGGCCTCTTCCCCTTGTCGACCTGGATGGCTCTCATGGAGGAGGCCGGCTTCGAGACCGAGACCCTTCCCCTCCCCGGCGACGGAGACGGATGCGGGGAGAACCTCTTCTCCGGCATTCTCCGAGAGCACCGGCTCTGA